Proteins encoded within one genomic window of Haloimpatiens massiliensis:
- a CDS encoding helix-turn-helix transcriptional regulator, whose product MEILSRGEKIKRARIYKGLTLKDVCGDKISVSKLSCVENDKVDAEEDILKYIAKKLELDLEYLKQGVKEQLEENFQLLKDNTNLRDYDEKLRYNLKVATNHKFYDNAFSFMHTLFNYYIDKNTLENIQLITSEFYDLYQKVCNDKNRIIYYLDMSRYCFVNKEYRQAINFYNDVRKFLILDENLKREYLVITTYNEIVCNIMLKEYEKAYKVSKELAEIVDLEKDEKKKAEIYHLLAMMCLRENKECFKKYKQKANELYGDNNEKKAIAMYNYAVTLFRLKNQEEAVKYVRKSIKYFPKHDKFSLVYFMLGVVEELCDNDILDFGKEVCNEVLDYAIEVNKIEFIEKAYYYKAKILMKLKEEDQAEICMNLCLDALVKFGSNKELYERYLEMGHMYYNLGSIEDSVKYFDLALKMEKKI is encoded by the coding sequence ATGGAAATATTGAGCAGGGGAGAAAAAATAAAGAGGGCAAGAATATACAAAGGGTTAACTTTAAAAGATGTATGTGGGGATAAAATTTCTGTTTCTAAATTAAGTTGTGTGGAAAATGATAAGGTAGATGCTGAAGAAGATATATTAAAGTATATAGCAAAAAAGTTAGAATTGGACTTAGAATATTTAAAGCAAGGTGTGAAGGAACAATTAGAAGAAAATTTTCAGCTTTTAAAAGATAATACTAATTTAAGAGATTATGATGAAAAACTTAGATATAATTTAAAAGTAGCTACAAATCACAAATTTTATGATAATGCTTTTAGTTTTATGCATACACTATTTAACTATTATATAGATAAAAATACTTTGGAAAACATACAGCTTATTACTAGTGAATTTTATGATTTGTATCAAAAGGTTTGTAATGATAAAAATAGAATAATTTATTACTTAGATATGTCTAGATATTGTTTTGTAAATAAAGAATATAGACAAGCTATAAATTTTTATAATGATGTAAGAAAGTTTTTAATTTTAGATGAAAATTTAAAGAGAGAATACTTAGTAATAACAACATACAATGAAATAGTATGTAATATTATGCTAAAAGAATATGAAAAGGCTTATAAAGTTTCCAAGGAGCTTGCTGAAATAGTTGATTTAGAAAAAGATGAAAAGAAAAAAGCGGAAATTTATCATCTTTTAGCAATGATGTGCTTAAGAGAAAATAAAGAGTGTTTTAAAAAGTATAAGCAGAAAGCAAATGAACTATATGGTGATAATAATGAAAAAAAAGCTATTGCTATGTACAATTATGCAGTAACTTTGTTTCGTTTAAAAAACCAAGAAGAAGCAGTTAAATATGTAAGAAAATCTATTAAATATTTTCCAAAACATGATAAATTTAGTTTGGTATACTTTATGCTTGGGGTGGTAGAAGAACTTTGTGACAATGATATATTGGATTTTGGTAAAGAAGTATGTAACGAAGTTTTGGACTATGCCATAGAAGTTAATAAAATAGAGTTTATAGAAAAAGCGTATTATTATAAAGCAAAAATATTAATGAAGTTAAAGGAAGAAGATCAAGCTGAAATTTGTATGAATTTATGTTTAGATGCTTTGGTTAAATTTGGAAGCAACAAGGAATTATATGAGCGATACCTGGAAATGGGACACATGTATTATAATTTAGGAAGTATAGAAGACTCTGTGAAATATTTTGATTTGGCGCTTAAAATGGAGAAAAAAATATAG
- a CDS encoding helix-turn-helix domain-containing protein → MEILSLGEKIKRRRKELGMTLKDLAGERITPGQISLVESGKSNPSMDLLEYLANKLNISVEYIMESEETQAEKICLFYENIAETYIISNDLVQAENNIESALYYAEKYRLEYRKANILFLRATIHMLKGEEVLAQQLFLSANVIFIKNNCYEEVIRTFIKLGKITLDLKAYHSASSYFQQAEKVFMDNKIGNDFLIGEIYYYTAVTYLKLENISKSINYTYLAKEKFVQINDKERYAKSMMLLAEEYSKQGELEEAIKYSRKSLELFREINNVNYLGQIENDMGVLFADFQNMEESFIHLNKAKEIRRLNGDSSLIETLINICENYIRLKDIHNGKEVLKDIYLYIDKEEGEQLENNINLMNYYMLKHKIDRMEDDLIEAERSLFQALNIAKENGIKKKVGEINIVLGKFYVETGNENKASVYLSEGVELFKELGIIKDF, encoded by the coding sequence ATGGAGATATTATCTTTAGGAGAAAAAATTAAAAGAAGACGTAAAGAATTGGGTATGACTCTTAAGGATTTAGCAGGAGAGAGAATTACCCCAGGACAAATAAGTTTGGTAGAGTCAGGAAAATCTAACCCAAGTATGGATTTACTTGAATACTTAGCAAATAAGCTTAATATTTCTGTGGAGTACATAATGGAAAGTGAAGAAACTCAAGCAGAAAAAATATGCTTATTTTACGAAAATATTGCTGAAACATATATTATAAGCAATGATTTAGTACAAGCAGAAAACAATATAGAAAGCGCCCTTTATTACGCTGAAAAGTATAGACTAGAATACAGAAAAGCAAATATTTTATTCTTAAGAGCAACTATACATATGTTGAAAGGGGAAGAGGTATTAGCTCAACAACTTTTTTTATCTGCTAATGTAATTTTTATTAAAAATAATTGTTATGAAGAAGTAATAAGAACATTTATAAAATTAGGGAAAATAACCTTGGATTTAAAAGCATATCACTCTGCAAGTAGTTATTTCCAACAGGCTGAAAAGGTTTTTATGGATAATAAGATTGGAAATGATTTTCTTATTGGTGAAATATATTATTACACAGCAGTGACTTATTTAAAATTAGAAAATATAAGTAAGTCCATAAATTATACTTATCTTGCAAAGGAAAAATTTGTACAAATAAATGATAAAGAAAGATATGCTAAGTCTATGATGCTTTTAGCTGAAGAATATAGTAAACAAGGGGAGTTAGAGGAAGCTATAAAATACTCTAGAAAGAGTTTGGAATTATTCAGGGAAATAAATAATGTTAATTATTTAGGTCAGATTGAAAATGACATGGGTGTACTCTTTGCTGACTTTCAAAATATGGAGGAGTCCTTTATTCATTTAAACAAAGCAAAGGAAATAAGAAGATTAAATGGAGATAGCAGCTTAATAGAAACATTAATAAATATATGTGAAAATTACATAAGATTAAAGGATATTCATAATGGAAAAGAAGTTTTAAAGGATATTTATTTATATATTGATAAAGAAGAGGGAGAACAATTAGAAAATAATATTAATTTGATGAATTACTACATGTTAAAACATAAGATAGATAGAATGGAAGATGATTTAATAGAGGCAGAGAGATCACTTTTTCAAGCACTTAATATAGCTAAAGAAAATGGGATTAAAAAGAAAGTTGGAGAAATAAACATTGTGTTAGGTAAGTTTTATGTGGAAACAGGCAATGAAAATAAAGCTTCTGTATATTTAAGTGAAGGGGTTGAATTATTCAAGGAGCTAGGAATTATAAAAGATTTTTAA
- a CDS encoding YtxH domain-containing protein, whose protein sequence is MKGRMMNKMTVGAMLGIATGLIVASNMDRSTRKRIRKAGKRMRNTAEDLYYNINGRMR, encoded by the coding sequence TTGAAGGGAAGAATGATGAATAAAATGACTGTTGGAGCTATGCTTGGTATTGCAACGGGACTTATTGTAGCTTCTAATATGGATAGGAGTACAAGAAAAAGAATTAGAAAAGCTGGCAAAAGGATGAGAAATACTGCAGAAGATTTGTATTACAATATAAATGGACGTATGCGTTAA
- the rnhC gene encoding ribonuclease HIII → MEWLSNIKDKFQCYEYMKDKFISRGWTVEQYKEINYGLQFGVSINGQRENVRVYHSKKKGITCDFSGVKSKENEQLIRETLMGYNEESIEDDKDTKNNEHIKKNNEMSINEIKKGIKPLIGTDESGKGDFFGPLVIAGVYADENTQRILRTLGVDDSKKLTDKKISSIAEQIKKLCIYSVVMVGNKKYNTIYDKIGNLNKLLAWGHARVIENVLEKVECENVLSDQFGNPNLIKNALMEKGKKVNLQQRPRAEENVVVAAASILARDAFVKNMEQMSKNYGIEFIKGASNMTIEVGKDFAQKFGKGRLNEVAKIHFSTFKKI, encoded by the coding sequence ATGGAGTGGTTAAGTAATATAAAGGACAAGTTCCAATGTTATGAATATATGAAGGACAAGTTTATTTCTAGAGGCTGGACTGTAGAACAATATAAGGAGATAAACTATGGTCTTCAATTTGGAGTTAGCATTAATGGTCAGAGAGAAAATGTAAGGGTTTATCATAGTAAAAAAAAGGGCATAACTTGTGATTTCTCAGGAGTAAAGTCTAAGGAAAATGAACAGCTTATAAGGGAGACTTTGATGGGTTATAATGAAGAAAGTATAGAGGATGATAAAGATACAAAAAATAATGAACATATAAAGAAAAATAATGAAATGTCAATTAATGAGATTAAAAAAGGTATAAAACCTCTTATAGGCACTGATGAGTCTGGAAAAGGAGATTTTTTTGGTCCTCTAGTAATAGCAGGAGTATATGCAGATGAAAATACCCAAAGAATACTTAGAACTTTGGGAGTAGATGATAGCAAAAAACTTACAGATAAAAAAATATCTTCTATAGCAGAACAAATAAAAAAATTATGTATTTATTCTGTTGTGATGGTTGGTAATAAGAAGTATAATACTATTTATGATAAAATAGGTAATTTAAACAAGCTTTTGGCATGGGGACATGCTAGAGTAATTGAGAATGTTCTTGAAAAGGTAGAATGTGAAAATGTCCTATCAGATCAATTTGGAAATCCTAATCTTATAAAGAATGCATTAATGGAAAAGGGGAAAAAAGTAAATTTGCAGCAAAGACCAAGGGCGGAAGAAAATGTTGTGGTGGCTGCAGCAAGTATATTAGCTAGAGATGCCTTTGTTAAGAACATGGAACAAATGAGTAAGAACTATGGGATAGAATTTATAAAAGGAGCTTCTAATATGACTATAGAAGTAGGAAAGGATTTTGCTCAAAAGTTTGGTAAAGGTCGACTTAATGAAGTGGCTAAAATTCATTTTTCTACATTTAAAAAAATTTAA
- a CDS encoding YkvA family protein has protein sequence MRISSVSIVLNSEDLLSILRDLLGEFLPHKGLNIDSVVLKQDITVRASYNGKIKMSFGVVLQVCSVVNNMIKLKIKEVRLGKVRAFNFIKNFGIKKALSSLKEYGIFVDKDFVIVAMDKLEEYIPGSNFDILSIRVGEDIKVELESLNINLKELLKDHKDMESYETQCNEEELIVIEKKEDGYTEFRSNVIKKVPDKYKNIAKYAMILPDIAALFVRLFKDERVSKKVKIQLGIIITYLGLPIDIFPDFIPFIGKIDDVAVAFFGLNKLFNDIPKEVILENWQGEDDIISIVKEGVYYMSNVMGADKVSKLLFALKASKKEKTQDEHNKDSKVNKKDRCKDGVVK, from the coding sequence ATGAGGATTTCTTCAGTGAGTATTGTTTTAAACAGTGAGGATTTATTGAGTATACTAAGGGATTTGCTAGGAGAATTTTTGCCCCATAAGGGTTTAAATATAGATTCAGTAGTGCTTAAACAGGATATTACAGTAAGGGCAAGCTACAATGGCAAAATTAAGATGTCCTTTGGAGTAGTTTTACAGGTGTGCTCTGTTGTAAATAATATGATTAAACTTAAAATAAAAGAGGTGAGATTGGGGAAAGTTAGGGCATTTAATTTTATTAAAAATTTTGGTATTAAAAAGGCCTTATCTTCTTTAAAAGAATACGGGATTTTTGTGGACAAGGATTTTGTAATAGTGGCAATGGATAAATTAGAGGAATATATACCAGGTTCTAATTTTGATATTTTATCTATAAGAGTAGGAGAAGATATCAAAGTAGAACTAGAGAGTTTAAATATTAATTTAAAAGAATTGTTAAAAGATCATAAGGATATGGAGTCTTACGAAACTCAGTGTAACGAAGAGGAGTTAATAGTTATAGAAAAAAAAGAAGATGGATATACTGAATTTAGAAGTAATGTTATAAAAAAGGTACCAGATAAGTATAAGAATATAGCTAAATATGCTATGATTTTGCCAGATATAGCGGCTCTTTTTGTAAGGCTATTTAAAGATGAGAGAGTTAGTAAAAAAGTAAAGATTCAATTGGGAATTATAATAACTTATTTAGGACTTCCAATAGATATATTTCCAGACTTTATTCCTTTTATAGGTAAAATAGATGATGTGGCAGTGGCTTTCTTTGGGCTTAACAAGCTTTTTAACGATATTCCTAAGGAAGTAATACTTGAAAATTGGCAAGGAGAAGATGATATTATATCTATAGTAAAAGAAGGAGTATACTATATGTCTAATGTAATGGGGGCAGATAAAGTATCAAAGCTTTTATTTGCTTTAAAAGCTTCTAAGAAAGAAAAAACACAAGATGAACACAATAAAGATTCAAAGGTAAATAAAAAGGATAGGTGTAAAGATGGAGTGGTTAAGTAA